One genomic window of Elaeis guineensis isolate ETL-2024a chromosome 2, EG11, whole genome shotgun sequence includes the following:
- the LOC105033162 gene encoding protein CHLORORESPIRATORY REDUCTION 7, chloroplastic: MEGALRQRTFTNGVQSFNGKQSSGFFRKTSFRQRLSLLAGDVCPMVNLELPQMRENNKFHVKVSAVRRRRAYLQSDTYVLLEPGKSEEFVSEDELRVRLKGWLENSPGNVLPPDLARFDSIDAAVSHLVRSVCELEIDGEVGSIQWYQVQLE; this comes from the exons ATGGAGGGGGCTTTAAGGCAGCGTACTTTCACCAATGGAGTTCAAAGCTTCAATG GCAAGCAGTCATCAGGATTTTTCAGAAAAACATCTTTTAGACAAAGGCTATCATTGCTAGCTGGTGATGTGTGCCCCATGGTCAATTTAGAACTGCCACAAATGAGGGAAAATAACAAGTTTCATGTAAAG GTTTCTGCAGTTAGGAGGAGAAGGGCGTATTTACAATCCGATACTTATGTTTTGCTAGAACCTGGAAAAAGCGAAGAATTCGTTTCAGAGGATGAACTTAGGGTCAGGCTGAAGGGCTGGCTGGAAAATTCGCCTGGCAATGTCTTGCCACCTGATCTTGCCAGGTTCGATAGCATTGATGCTGCCGTTTCTCACCTTGTGAGGTCTGTTTGTGAGCTTGAGATTGATGGCGAGGTTGGCTCCATACAATGGTACCAAGTTCAGCTGGAATGA